In Phycisphaerae bacterium, the DNA window TCGTCTGGCCCGGCGCTATGTGCTCGGGGCCAACTGGAAGGCCACCGCCCGCATCGGGGCCAGTGCCTGTGATCAATGTTCGTTCTGCACCGAGTTCTGCCCGCGATATCTCCTGGGTCACCCCATCGAGCCGCACAAGGCGATGCGTTCTCTTGGGTACAGCATGGTCGGCGAGGCCAATGTGATTGGTACGCTTTTTTGCTGCGAATGCAACCTGTGCACTATGATGGCCTGCCCCGAGGACCTCGACCCCAGCAAGGTATGCGTCCAGAACAAGCGCCGGCTGATGGCCGAGGGGCGCAAGTGGGAGGTTGAGGCTGTCGCGACGCGGCCGGAACTGCACCTCAATAACCGGCGCGTGCCCATCGCACGGCTGATCCGCAAGCTCGGCCTGGCTGACTTCAAGAACAAAGGACCGCTGCTGGAAGCTTCGCTGATCACCAGGAAAGTGCGATTGCCGCTCAAGCAGCACGTCGGTGCGCCTGCCGCGCCGGCCGTTAAGGTCGGCGATGTCGTCAAGCGCGGCGATGTCGTTGCCAAGCCGGCCGAGAACCAGTTGGGAGCCGTGATCCACGCGAGCATCAACGGGCGGGTCAGCGAAGTGTCGGATGCGATTGTGATTGAGGCGTGACTGCCATGCTTGAAGCCATCGGAATGATTGAACTGACCAGCGTGGGCATCGGGTACAAGGTCCAGGATGCCATGCTCAAGGCAGCGGACGTGAGACTGGTGCTCGGACGGACCATCTGCTCCGGCAAATACATCAACATCGTCACCGGACAGGTGGCGGCGGTTCAGGCCGCTGTCGAGGCAGGCCTCAACGCCGCTCCCGACGGAGTCATCGATTCGATCCTGATCCCCAACGTGCATCCGAGCGTCTTTGCGGCCCTTGGCCAGTCGGTACAGATCGGCGATGGTCATCAGAAGGCCATGGGTATCGTCGAGACCTTCTCCACAGCCAGCGTCCTGGAAGCCGCCGACGCCGCCGCCAAGGCCGCGGCCGTGACCCTGTTCCGTATCCATATCGCCATGGCCCTCGGCGGCAAGGGATTCGTACTGATGACCGGATCGGTGGCTGATTGCCAGTCAGGCGTCGATGCCGCCGCCGAGGTGGTACGCGAGAAGGGCCTGCTGGTGTCCGCGGTCGTGATCCCGGGCCCGAGTAAGGAACTGTACCAGGAGTACATCTGAGCCGCTCGGCGGCCGAAGACCGCGCCCCGGCAACGGCAAAAGAGACGAGTGTCATCGAACCACAAGCCGCCGGGCTCATCTCGGCGGTGTTCAACAGGGCACACGCCGGTCGTATGGAGAACAACTTCGTGGCAAGCGTGCTGAGAACGATGCTTTCCGGCGCGCGGTCCGGACGATCCGCGATCCGATTCCTTCATGTCACGATGATCGCGGGCGTGATCTTGTGGTATGTGCCGCCCGTTCAGGCCCACGCCGTTTTGATGACCTTTATTCGCCACGACGCGAGAGTCAGCATCAGCCGGCGCAATATCGACGTTACCATCGAATTGACCTTCCACGAGTATCCCTCGCTGAGCGTGCGGCGCAGAATGGATCGTAATCACGATGAGGCGATCACCGAGGCTGAACTCAAAACGTACATTGACGGCCTGAAGGGTTCGCTGCGCGACGCTCTGACGCTGGACGTGGATGATCGGGCCCTGGAGATTATTCCACTGTATGATCCTCAGATTGATCTTCTCGACGCACGAAACGTCGTCCCGGCTCATCACGTGTTGCGGCTTTCCTGGTTCGCCAGAACACCTGAGTGGCTGCGTTCGGGCAGTCGCATTCATTTGCGGTACGAACTCTGGCCCGAGGCCCCGCGAATCGACGTGCTCAGCGCAAGCGCAGACGAGGGGTTTCGCCTGGTCGCAGATGACATTAGCGGTCCCGTTTCATTGACCGAAGCGACCACAGGGCCCAGAGAGATTCGACTTTTATGCCAGACGGCCCCTATTGTGACATCCGAATCACCACGTCCGGCGGCTTCCACCGGTCAGGCCGGCACTTTGAGCCAGGACAAGTTGACCGCCGGACTCGGCGCAGCCCTCTTGCTCATGATTGCGGCCGGCATGGCCGGCGGCATTCGACGATACATTGTCCGACGTATACGGACGGGAGGTCAGACATGACACGAATCATCAAAGAATGCTGGATCGCGTCGATGGCCCTTGCGGTGCTCTCTTCGGCTTCGGCGCCCGCTCAGGACAAACGCGAAAACCCCAAGCCTGTTGCATTGGACTTTGCCGCTACACTGCTGCAAGGACACTCGTACTTGCTGACGAAGGACGAGGCCGCCGCAGT includes these proteins:
- a CDS encoding BMC domain-containing protein, with the protein product MLEAIGMIELTSVGIGYKVQDAMLKAADVRLVLGRTICSGKYINIVTGQVAAVQAAVEAGLNAAPDGVIDSILIPNVHPSVFAALGQSVQIGDGHQKAMGIVETFSTASVLEAADAAAKAAAVTLFRIHIAMALGGKGFVLMTGSVADCQSGVDAAAEVVREKGLLVSAVVIPGPSKELYQEYI